One window from the genome of Halostella litorea encodes:
- a CDS encoding DUF2178 domain-containing protein: MTETALSAKERVASRRHYRRLMFGSIAVAVVLSLSLRFLDYPLIGEAVYWLGIVGFAAAAWLSPVELFDERDNEVERRASQTTLGVIGVVLVVGASASRTLAALDIYTMPAAVWGALYGYVLVFVVFGVAYTWVSRRS, translated from the coding sequence ATGACTGAAACAGCACTCTCGGCAAAGGAACGGGTCGCAAGCCGCCGGCACTACCGCCGGCTCATGTTCGGCAGCATCGCCGTCGCGGTCGTCCTCTCGCTTTCGCTTCGCTTCCTCGACTACCCGCTGATCGGCGAGGCCGTGTACTGGCTCGGCATCGTCGGCTTCGCCGCCGCGGCGTGGCTCTCCCCGGTGGAGCTGTTCGACGAGCGCGACAACGAGGTCGAACGCCGGGCGAGCCAGACGACGTTAGGGGTCATCGGCGTCGTCCTCGTCGTCGGCGCGTCGGCGTCCCGCACGCTCGCCGCGCTGGATATCTACACGATGCCGGCGGCCGTCTGGGGCGCGCTGTACGGCTACGTCCTCGTGTTCGTGGTGTTCGGCGTCGCCTACACCTGGGTGAGCCGCCGCTCATGA